In one window of Primulina tabacum isolate GXHZ01 chromosome 8, ASM2559414v2, whole genome shotgun sequence DNA:
- the LOC142553645 gene encoding LOB domain-containing protein 4-like, which yields MIHIEVNEMKDGSRKQGAACPCAACKLLRRRCGQDCVFAPYFPADEPHKFASVHKVFGASNVNKMLQELPEDQRGDAVSSMVYEANARIRDPVYGCVGAISSLQQQIDSLQTQLAFAQAEVVHMHMRQLSSPENASPSSGNTQSRRAARSLFNMDMVMDQTDMNDSIWP from the exons ATGATACATATAGAAGTAAATGAAATGAAGGATGGCAGTAGAAAACAAGGGGCGGCGTGCCCATGCGCAGCGTGCAAGCTTCTGCGGCGGAGATGTGGGCAGGATTGCGTGTTCGCCCCTTATTTTCCAGCCGATGAACCCCACAAGTTTGCTAGTGTTCATAAGGTGTTTGGTGCCAGCAATGTCAACAAGATGCTGCAG GAATTACCAGAGGATCAAAGAGGCGATGCTGTTAGTTCCATGGTTTACGAAGCAAATGCGAGGATTAGGGATCCAGTTTACGGCTGCGTAGGAGCCATATCTTCTTTACAACAACAGATTGATTCACTGCAGACTCAATTGGCCTTTGCACAGGCAGAAGTTGTGCACATGCATATGCGGCAATTGTCGTCGCCAGAAAATGCATCTCCCTCGTCTGGGAACACACAATCTCGTCGGGCTGCCAGGTCCCTTTTTAACATGGACATGGTTATGGATCAGACTGATATGAATGACTCTATCTGGCCTTAG